The stretch of DNA TAACTCCTCAGTCTAGAGTTGCTTCTTATCTTCGTCGCGCTCAAGAATATATCGATAAAAAGAACTTTACTATGGCTGTCTCTGAACTACGAGATGGGTTAAAAATTGACCCAAACAATAGTACTTGTCATGCTTTACTAGGACAAACCTATCTAAGTCAAGACCAGTTGACGATGGCAAAAGTTCATATTAACAAAGCTTATCAACTTGATCCCAAGGATATAGTGGCGATCAAAATGAAACAAGTATTAGATAAGTTGACTAAAAACGATAGTACAAATCAATCTAGTGCTGCTCGTACTCAAGGCAGTCAAGCTGAAAGTAAATCAGGTAACGGTAATATTTTTGGTGGTTTGTTTGGGTCAAAAAAAAAGTAAGATAAATTTGGTTATTTGTCCTTTTTACGAAGTCAAACAATGAGCGAGGACTAATGACCAATGAATAATAACCAGTAACTAATGACTAGATGATTCATCAACCACCAGCAGGAGCAAGAGATTTACTTCCTTTAGAAGTAGCACAAAAAGGTTGGATTAACGATCGCTTGCAACAAGTTTTTCAGCGATGGGGTTATCAACGTATTGTTACCTCTACTTTAGAATGGCTTGATACCCTCACCGCCGGCGGTGCTATTCAACCATCAACTGTGATTCAGCTACGGGATGAGTCGGAAAGAACTTTAGGTTTGCGTCCTGAATTGACTGCTTCAATTGCTCGTGCTGCGGTGACACGCATGGCTGGTAATACTTATCCTCAACGTTTATGTTACCGCGCCAACATTTTCCGTAATCCACCGCAAAATCATCACGGTCGCCAATTAGAATTTTATCAAGCAGGAGTAGAGTTACTCTTTGCAGGGGGTTTATTAGCCGATGCAGAAATTTTATTGTTACTGGCTAATTGTTTAAAGGATTTAGGTGTAGAAAATTGGCAGATTATCTTAGGACAAGCGGAGTTAACGCGATCGCTTTTAGCTTTATTTCCTGAATCATTGAGAAAACAAGTCCGTCATTGTCTGGCAAATTTAGACCGTGTAACCTTAGAGAAGTTACCTCTTGAACCGACTTTAAAAGAAAAAGCTTTATTTTTATTTGATTTAAGGGGTAAACCTAAAGAAGTTTTAGCAAAAATAGCTAAGTGGGAATTAGATCAATCTGCTCAAGAAATTGTTGACAATTTAAAGTCATTAGTTGATTTACTTGCTAATAGTTCTGACTTTCCTATTCCTTTGACTTTAGACTTAAGCTTGTGGCAAACCTTTGATTTTTATACAGGTATTGTGTTTGAAGTTGTCAGTTTTAACCATAATCAATCCTATTTATTAGGTAAAGGTGGACGTTATGACCAGTTATTAGGACTTTATCATCCTCAAGGAATTAGTTCTCCTGGGATTGGTTTTGCCTTAAATATTGAAGACTTGCATTCTTGCTTGTTGCCTACTAATAAGTTACCCCAACAAACTGCTGCTAGTAATTGGTTAGTAATTGCTCAAACTCCATCAGCAGCGAGTGCAGCTTTAAATTATGCTCAAAAACTACGTAATTCTGAACAATTAGTCAGAGTAGAATTAGATTTGGGCGAACGTTGTCCTGAAGAAATTAGAGAATATGCTCGTAACTGTCGGATTAAAAAGTTAGCTTGGCTTTCATCTGAAGGAGAAGCAAAGATCGAAACTCTTGGCTAAAAAGATGGGAGAAAAGGAGAGGGGGAGCAACCTAGTATTAATATTGAGTAAATCACTTCTGCATCTGTTGCACCTTTACACCTCTACCCAAATCATTAATAGGAAATAGCGAAAAGTTGGCTAACTTAATTCGCGATCGCAACTACTTATTAGTCATGAGAATTCTGCTGGTTGAAGATGAAAAGCGTATTGCCCAAGCATTAGCAGAGACATTAAAAGATAGACAATACATCGTTGATATTGCTACCGATGGTGAAATGGGTTGGGATTTTATTGAAACTCTCAGCTACGATCTAATTTTGCTCGATATCATGCTGCCCAAATTAGATGAAATTAGTTTGTGTAAACGTCTGCGACAAGCTGGGTATTTAACACCAGTGCTAATGTTAACCGCCAAAGATAGCAGTAATGATAAAGTAATCGGATTAGATGCAGGTGCAGGCATTAATTTAATTCCTGTTACAACTAATATTTACAGTCATCTTAATGATTTAGACCGCGATTTTTGGTTTTGGAAACTTCATTTTCAGGGTTCATTTTTTGCTGCGATCGCTCATGCTTTTACACGTCGATTTCATACAGTTTCAATTGCTTCTACTATTGAACCTTTATCCTTAAGAGGTCGTGAAGATTTAATCAGAGGAATTAAACGAATTATTTCACGTTATCACCAAACAGATATTCAGGGAATGATTAAGCGAGTTGATCGACAATTTTTCCAAGGGAATCTGGTTAATTTGGTTAAAAAAAGTAATTATCTAATTAAAAAATAAACTGTATAAAAATGAGACAAACAGGATTGTACCTCTTTGTCTCTCAAAAATTATTTCAAAGTTTTAGCACTCAGTAGTTAACGCATAGCTGCTGTGGGTAAAGATGATTGTATATTTTGAGGAGTTCTAATACTATGAGAACTAGTTTCCAGTAACAAATTTCTAATCAATCTAGCTGCCATTTTTTGTGCCAATCTTTCAGCAACCGTTTGACCTAATTGATGAGTTTCTGGCTTAGTGATAATTTTAGTCACAACAGAGATTAACCGTGTCGGATCGAAACCAGGAGTTTTTTGCAAAAGTGCGATAATATTTTTGAGATGCTTAACAGTATAAGACTCTTCCTGTAACTCTGAGGGGGTTTCCTGGATAGTTAAACCCACCTGTTGACGAAAAGCTGTTGAGAGGTTATACCAAGTTCTTCTTCCCAGATTATCGATCGCATTAACTAATTCATCCGCAATGCGATCGCGAATAAATGCGCCTCGTTCCGAAAACAGAAAGTCTACTACTTGGTCAATAATTTTATCAAAATTGTAGTCTCTCGAATCATTGGCATTGCGCATCAAGTTTTCTAGACGATGCCAACGAAATCCTTCTTCTTTAAATAATAAATCTTTTAATGAAGCTCTTAATTCTGGGGCTGGATCTGTCAGTAAACGTTTAGCTACATAAGGATAAGCTTTAGAAAGGACTTTAAAATCAGGTTCAATACCGATCGCAATCCCTTCTAAGGTTACCATTGAACGAATAATCAAAGCGTAATAAGCAGGTACGCGGAAAGGAAACTCATACATCATTGCTGACATCTGATCGGTAATACTTTTGAAGTTTAATTCGGCAACGCTAGCACCCAACGCATTACCAAACACATTAGCTAAAGCAGGGACAATTGGGGTCAGATCTGTATCAGGAGTCAAAAAATCTAATTTAACGTAATCACGAGATAATGCCTCAAAATCTCGGTTAACTAAATGAACAACTGCTTCAATCAAACCATACCTTTGATAAGGTTTAATTCGGCTCATCATGCCAAAATCTAAATAAGCTAGTCTGCCATCAGGCATTGCTAGTAAGTTACCTGGATGGGGATCGGCATGAAAGAAACCATGTTCTAGTAACTGTCGCAGCGAGCATTCTACGCCTACTTCCACTAAATGGGTTGCATCGATTCCTTGTGCCTGAATTTCTTTGATATTAGTCAGTTTAGTTCCACTTACCCACTCCATAGTAAGAACTCTTCTGCCTGTATACTCCCAGTAAATTTTAGGAATATAGATTTCTTCCAAATAACCATAGAGTTTTCTAAATCTTTCTGCATTGCGCCCTTCTTGCATATAATTAATTTCTTCAAAGATGCGCTCTGCCAATTCATCAGTAATAGCAACTAAATTGGAACGAATTTGCTTAAGATTATGCTGCGCCCAACTAGCAATGCTACGCATGATATAAATATCAAGGGTAATGCGACGAGTTAAATCGGGACGTTGGACTTTAACTGCTACTTCTTCTCCTGTTTTTAATCTTCCCTTATAAACCTGTCCCAATGATGCAGCAGCAATTGGTTGAGGAGATAATTCTGCATAAATTTCATCTGGAGTTTCGCCTAATTCTTCTTCAATGAAACGAAAAGCTACTTCATTAGGAAAAGAAGGTAATTGATCCTGTAACTTGGCAAGTTCATCTAAATAAACTGGCGAAACTAAATCTGGTCGAGTAGAAAGAGCTTGACCTACTTTAATATAAGCAGGACCGAGTTGAGTTAAAATTTCTCGCAGTTGAATTGCTCTTTTTCGCTCATTTTTCAGCGAAATACCTCTAAATTTGTCCCACCACAAACCCAAAGTATAAGCAGCAAAAGGCAACAAAATATTGATTAACCTTCCTAAAACCAGGAAAGGACGCTGACGATATTGAGCATTAATGCGATCGGGGTTGTAACGCCAGTCTGCATCTGGCTCATCATAGCTTGATTCTAAGTCTTCGTTTCCATCGATAGAGAGGGAAAAAGACTCAAGTTCCTCTAAGGAAGATGTTGGAGATAATGTCTGTTGAGGCATAAATATTTAGACTGACGTTAACAACTTTTGTAAACAATTGTAACAATTTAACAAGTAATTGTTTCTTTGATTAGCTTAACGATTAATTTACCTTGATTGGAGTTAGGAATTACCGATCAATTTTTTGTAACGAACAAAAATTAAAACCGATCTGATTTTGGTACAGTCCACCAAGCTAAGGCATAAGGTTGAGTAGGTTCATTAACTTGACGACGATGATAAACCCGAATTTTATAACGTCCAGATGAGGGGATTTTACAAAATATATGTTCGACACTATCTTCCGAACTAATTGAAGAACAAACATTACGCAGGTTACTTTCTTGATCGAGTGGGATCAAATAGAGGTCAAGATTATTTAAACCTCGATCGCGAAAATTTTCTCCTACATCGTATTTTTGGTTGTTATTGCGGTCATTTAACTCAACCATGCGGTTCCAAGCTAAGGTAATTGAAACAAAGCTATCTTTAACTAAAGGTTCAGCTAAAATATAATCGCGATCAGAATTTACTTCTACAGTACGGTAATCCCAACCCTTTGCAGGAACAGCCTCTTCAGGAGCAAATTGACCTGCACTAAATTGTTGATAAGCACGGAACGCATTAAGATGTCCAGTACCCATTTGAATATCTAAAGGAATACGAGGATTGGTATAAGCATCCGATTGCAACCAATTACCATTTTTTTCCCCAATGGTAGTTCGTTTCATACCTAATAATAAACCGTCTCCGCGATCGCGCAATTTATCAGCCGAATTCAGCAAGACAGCTTTCATAACTTCGTGACGACGCGAAGCTAGACTCCAGTTTGGTAAAGCTTGATTCAAATTGCGATCGCCGTATTCTTGTAATAAAGCTACTGAAGCAGTGATATGAGGTGCAGCAAAACTTGTTCCACTTACTTTCTCAATTTCTCCTTTTTGATTATGCACCAAAATATTACTTC from Stanieria cyanosphaera PCC 7437 encodes:
- a CDS encoding S8 family serine peptidase; translation: MTRLGWLTSSFFIFGLILPVCALDSSVGDFGINARLLHQSPYNLLGRKIGIGQVEIGRPGKFGLDKSGAKDAAIAPKGVFYRNVVASSNSNVDNHAIMVAGVMISKDKQLPGVAPEAKLYASAVGSLKDGGQPQECLATQHIALQNSGDVRAINFSFGESLERDPRENAKLDGKALLTECIDWSARVHNTLYVIAGNQGTGGIPIPTDNFNGITTAYTTKRKGIFTKVDFANLSDLPIGIGRSIIKKEINVGQRRAIGLLAPGSNILVHNQKGEIEKVSGTSFAAPHITASVALLQEYGDRNLNQALPNWSLASRRHEVMKAVLLNSADKLRDRGDGLLLGMKRTTIGEKNGNWLQSDAYTNPRIPLDIQMGTGHLNAFRAYQQFSAGQFAPEEAVPAKGWDYRTVEVNSDRDYILAEPLVKDSFVSITLAWNRMVELNDRNNNQKYDVGENFRDRGLNNLDLYLIPLDQESNLRNVCSSISSEDSVEHIFCKIPSSGRYKIRVYHRRQVNEPTQPYALAWWTVPKSDRF
- a CDS encoding ATP phosphoribosyltransferase regulatory subunit, which produces MIHQPPAGARDLLPLEVAQKGWINDRLQQVFQRWGYQRIVTSTLEWLDTLTAGGAIQPSTVIQLRDESERTLGLRPELTASIARAAVTRMAGNTYPQRLCYRANIFRNPPQNHHGRQLEFYQAGVELLFAGGLLADAEILLLLANCLKDLGVENWQIILGQAELTRSLLALFPESLRKQVRHCLANLDRVTLEKLPLEPTLKEKALFLFDLRGKPKEVLAKIAKWELDQSAQEIVDNLKSLVDLLANSSDFPIPLTLDLSLWQTFDFYTGIVFEVVSFNHNQSYLLGKGGRYDQLLGLYHPQGISSPGIGFALNIEDLHSCLLPTNKLPQQTAASNWLVIAQTPSAASAALNYAQKLRNSEQLVRVELDLGERCPEEIREYARNCRIKKLAWLSSEGEAKIETLG
- a CDS encoding response regulator, producing MRILLVEDEKRIAQALAETLKDRQYIVDIATDGEMGWDFIETLSYDLILLDIMLPKLDEISLCKRLRQAGYLTPVLMLTAKDSSNDKVIGLDAGAGINLIPVTTNIYSHLNDLDRDFWFWKLHFQGSFFAAIAHAFTRRFHTVSIASTIEPLSLRGREDLIRGIKRIISRYHQTDIQGMIKRVDRQFFQGNLVNLVKKSNYLIKK
- a CDS encoding ABC1 kinase family protein, which encodes MPQQTLSPTSSLEELESFSLSIDGNEDLESSYDEPDADWRYNPDRINAQYRQRPFLVLGRLINILLPFAAYTLGLWWDKFRGISLKNERKRAIQLREILTQLGPAYIKVGQALSTRPDLVSPVYLDELAKLQDQLPSFPNEVAFRFIEEELGETPDEIYAELSPQPIAAASLGQVYKGRLKTGEEVAVKVQRPDLTRRITLDIYIMRSIASWAQHNLKQIRSNLVAITDELAERIFEEINYMQEGRNAERFRKLYGYLEEIYIPKIYWEYTGRRVLTMEWVSGTKLTNIKEIQAQGIDATHLVEVGVECSLRQLLEHGFFHADPHPGNLLAMPDGRLAYLDFGMMSRIKPYQRYGLIEAVVHLVNRDFEALSRDYVKLDFLTPDTDLTPIVPALANVFGNALGASVAELNFKSITDQMSAMMYEFPFRVPAYYALIIRSMVTLEGIAIGIEPDFKVLSKAYPYVAKRLLTDPAPELRASLKDLLFKEEGFRWHRLENLMRNANDSRDYNFDKIIDQVVDFLFSERGAFIRDRIADELVNAIDNLGRRTWYNLSTAFRQQVGLTIQETPSELQEESYTVKHLKNIIALLQKTPGFDPTRLISVVTKIITKPETHQLGQTVAERLAQKMAARLIRNLLLETSSHSIRTPQNIQSSLPTAAMR